A portion of the Chloroflexota bacterium genome contains these proteins:
- the pgeF gene encoding peptidoglycan editing factor PgeF, which yields MDVPTPSLLHFPSLEAHSGLVHGVSTRQGGVSTGPFSSLNLGWTVGDSPENVEANHGRLARALAVRRQHLTTTWQVHSNRILRAEMADRGTMIDKADGIVTNVPDLPLSQRFADCTPLLVYDPGQHAAGLAHGGWRGTVANVAGSLVAAMVEAFDSRPEELLAVVGPAIGPCCYEVGPEVIAAVTERYPHKSRQLLRSGNGRRSKNGRAWFDLWESNRWQLAEAGVEQIEVSAICTACHRNRFYSHRADGGRTGRFGAVVMLRA from the coding sequence ATGGACGTGCCGACTCCTTCTTTACTGCACTTCCCGAGCCTGGAAGCGCACTCAGGGCTTGTCCATGGCGTTAGCACCAGACAGGGCGGTGTGAGCACCGGTCCCTTTTCCAGCCTCAATCTGGGCTGGACGGTAGGGGATTCACCTGAAAACGTCGAGGCCAACCATGGCCGATTGGCTCGGGCGCTGGCGGTACGCCGGCAGCATCTGACCACCACCTGGCAGGTGCATAGCAATCGGATTCTGAGGGCAGAGATGGCCGACCGGGGCACCATGATCGATAAGGCTGATGGCATCGTGACCAATGTGCCTGACCTGCCGTTGAGCCAACGCTTTGCCGATTGCACGCCGTTGCTTGTGTACGATCCAGGACAGCACGCGGCCGGACTGGCCCATGGAGGCTGGCGGGGCACAGTTGCCAACGTAGCCGGGTCGTTGGTAGCCGCGATGGTGGAAGCCTTCGACAGCCGACCAGAAGAACTGCTGGCGGTAGTAGGACCGGCCATAGGTCCATGTTGCTATGAGGTTGGGCCAGAGGTGATCGCAGCCGTCACGGAGCGCTATCCGCATAAATCGCGCCAGCTGTTGCGCTCCGGCAATGGGCGCCGGTCAAAAAATGGCCGAGCCTGGTTTGATCTATGGGAAAGCAATCGCTGGCAGCTGGCCGAGGCAGGAGTCGAGCAGATCGAGGTGTCCGCTATCTGTACAGCGTGCCATCGCAATCGTTTCTATTCCCACCGTGCCGATGGTGGAAGGACTGGTCGCTTTGGCGCTGTCGTGATGCTCAGGGCGTGA